The following coding sequences are from one Bradyrhizobium sp. WSM471 window:
- a CDS encoding DMT family transporter: MSSPQAIPSAGRPLSAGAIALMLMLCLTWGFNQIAVKLVLPDIPPMLQATFRSMGALPVLFIIGSLRGVKFFERDGTWKPGVIAGLMFGIEFVLIFQGLRFTPASRAVVFLYTAPFFVALGSYQVLGERLGGTQWLGLAISFAGVALAIGVPQPNVDSHVLLGDLMIVGGAALWAATTLVAKGTRLRFAAPEKALGYQVATSIPILGLAAWLFGETIPHTPSPLSLGLMAFQAIWVVGTTFTLWFALVKTYSASKLSAFTFITPLFGVVGSYFIMHDTLNLTFGAAAVLVIAGLFLVNRPSQSAAAPRDALLNVTKT; encoded by the coding sequence ATGTCCTCACCTCAAGCCATACCGTCCGCCGGTCGTCCCCTCAGCGCCGGCGCTATCGCCCTGATGCTCATGCTGTGCCTGACCTGGGGATTCAACCAGATCGCGGTGAAGCTGGTGCTGCCGGACATTCCGCCGATGCTTCAGGCCACGTTCCGCTCGATGGGCGCGCTGCCGGTGCTGTTCATCATCGGCAGCTTGCGCGGCGTTAAATTCTTTGAGCGCGACGGCACCTGGAAGCCCGGCGTGATCGCGGGACTGATGTTCGGCATCGAGTTCGTTCTGATCTTCCAGGGCCTGCGCTTCACGCCGGCATCGCGGGCGGTCGTGTTCCTCTACACCGCGCCGTTCTTCGTCGCGCTCGGCTCCTACCAGGTGCTTGGCGAGCGGCTTGGCGGGACGCAATGGCTGGGGCTCGCCATCAGCTTTGCCGGTGTCGCACTCGCGATCGGCGTGCCGCAGCCCAATGTCGATTCGCATGTCCTGCTCGGCGACCTCATGATCGTCGGCGGCGCCGCGCTGTGGGCGGCGACCACGCTGGTTGCCAAGGGAACGCGGCTGCGCTTCGCCGCGCCCGAGAAGGCGTTGGGCTATCAGGTCGCGACCTCGATCCCGATCTTGGGGCTGGCCGCCTGGCTGTTCGGGGAGACCATCCCCCACACCCCGTCGCCGCTGTCGCTGGGCCTGATGGCCTTCCAGGCGATCTGGGTCGTGGGAACCACGTTCACGCTTTGGTTCGCGCTGGTGAAGACCTATTCGGCCAGCAAATTGTCGGCTTTTACCTTCATCACCCCTTTGTTTGGCGTGGTGGGTAGCTATTTCATCATGCACGACACGCTGAACCTGACATTCGGGGCTGCCGCCGTCCTTGTCATTGCTGGGCTTTTTCTGGTTAACCGTCCCAGCCAATCCGCTGCGGCACCGCGCGATGCATTGCTGAACGTCACCAAAACCTGA
- a CDS encoding phosphotransferase yields MTEIRLPEVADAANLTAALRKAGALDAGAVREVKVLHERDTVVSHITRLGLRYVGESAGSPQSLILKTPHAAFAKPLANAGRHEVAYYTQLAPRTPAQLVPRCFDGNFDEESLSWHLLLEDLTDSHEIATQWPLPPSRGQAMAIVAALARWHAAWWDHAGLGETVGIWASTDDTAGHMETFASHYDRFADQLGDRLSEERRTLYRRFIDQSDRMSLRYHSHRHLTVTHGDAHIWNFLLPRAGVSDTVRIFDFDLWDINVPTHDLAYMVALHWYPERRQAFERLLLNHYHDTLIAHGVSGYTRGALDQDYRWSVLWHITKPVRQWSINIPPVIWWNNLERVMMAVEDLGCEELLG; encoded by the coding sequence ATGACAGAAATACGATTGCCGGAGGTGGCGGACGCGGCAAATCTCACCGCGGCGCTGCGCAAGGCCGGCGCACTGGACGCCGGTGCCGTGCGCGAGGTCAAGGTCCTGCATGAGCGCGACACGGTCGTGTCGCATATCACCCGGCTCGGCCTTCGCTATGTCGGGGAATCCGCCGGCTCGCCGCAGTCTCTGATTCTCAAGACGCCCCATGCCGCGTTCGCCAAGCCGCTGGCGAATGCCGGTCGCCACGAGGTGGCCTACTACACACAGCTCGCACCCAGAACGCCCGCGCAGTTGGTGCCGCGCTGCTTTGACGGGAATTTCGACGAGGAGAGCCTCTCCTGGCATCTCCTGCTGGAGGATCTCACCGATAGCCACGAGATCGCGACCCAATGGCCGCTGCCGCCATCGCGCGGTCAGGCGATGGCCATCGTCGCCGCGCTCGCGCGCTGGCATGCGGCGTGGTGGGACCATGCTGGTCTCGGCGAGACCGTCGGGATCTGGGCGAGCACCGACGATACAGCCGGGCACATGGAAACGTTCGCATCCCATTACGACCGGTTCGCTGATCAGCTCGGCGATCGTCTCAGTGAAGAGCGCCGCACGCTCTACCGCCGCTTCATCGATCAGTCCGACAGGATGTCACTGCGCTACCATTCGCACCGGCACCTCACTGTCACCCATGGCGATGCCCATATCTGGAATTTTCTGCTGCCGCGTGCCGGCGTGTCCGACACTGTCCGCATCTTCGACTTCGACCTGTGGGATATCAACGTGCCGACCCACGACCTCGCCTACATGGTGGCGCTGCACTGGTATCCGGAGCGCCGGCAGGCGTTCGAACGCCTTCTGCTCAACCATTACCACGACACGCTGATCGCGCACGGCGTCAGCGGCTATACGCGTGGCGCGCTCGATCAGGACTATCGCTGGTCAGTGCTCTGGCACATCACCAAGCCGGTCCGGCAATGGAGCATCAACATCCCGCCGGTGATCTGGTGGAATAATCTGGAGCGCGTGATGATGGCGGTCGAGGATTTGGGCTGCGAGGAGTTGTTGGGGTAG
- a CDS encoding methyl-accepting chemotaxis protein gives MKIRLSLSSAIIAFGIVLAIGFTAVVSTSLYALKELKVGGPLYSDIKLGNDLIADILPPPEYVIEAYLEATLAMREPDQLAAHGERLVQLRKDYDERKAFWVTSSLSADLKTALVSKSDAEVQKFWKLLSDQLLPALKAKDAVASERAYAQLKEAYTAHRTVIDSIVESANKQNADMEKLAADRDRSMLYILLGVSAAVLAFIAAGLLGVALGVVRPIVRMTSAMQKLATGDLAADIPFAHRQDEVGSMAGALLVFKQSAVENSRLREEQLQKEQEATLAKRGALHQMAEIVERETGRSVDTASAATQGVERAASSLSEIARSLSTQSQAVAAASNQALGSSQTVSAAAEELSASIREIATQVARTSTVTKSAVAGREQARSTIQTLAGSVKKIAEVSDLIGGIAGQTNLLALNATIEAARAGEAGRGFAVVAAEVKSLSDQTAKSTEEIARLIAEIQASTQAAVDAVETMGGHIVEIDGVATSVAAAMEEQDAATREITRSISESTSAAKEVSAKIGDVSRDAASVNERAAEVRQAIAGMAANLEQLRSVVVRTVRDSTAAA, from the coding sequence ATGAAAATTCGCCTTTCGCTTTCTTCCGCAATCATTGCTTTCGGCATCGTTCTGGCCATCGGTTTCACCGCCGTGGTCTCCACCAGCCTTTACGCCTTGAAAGAGCTCAAGGTCGGCGGTCCGCTCTATTCCGACATCAAGCTGGGCAACGACCTCATCGCCGACATCCTGCCGCCGCCGGAATATGTGATCGAGGCCTATCTCGAGGCCACGCTTGCCATGCGCGAGCCCGACCAGCTGGCGGCTCATGGCGAGCGCCTGGTCCAGCTCCGCAAGGATTACGACGAGCGCAAGGCATTCTGGGTCACCTCCAGCCTCTCGGCCGACCTGAAGACGGCCCTGGTGTCGAAATCCGACGCCGAGGTGCAGAAGTTCTGGAAACTGTTGTCGGACCAGCTCCTCCCCGCTCTCAAGGCCAAGGACGCGGTCGCCTCCGAGCGCGCCTACGCGCAGCTCAAGGAGGCCTACACCGCGCATCGCACCGTCATCGACAGCATCGTCGAGAGCGCCAACAAGCAGAATGCCGACATGGAAAAGCTGGCCGCCGACCGCGACCGCTCCATGCTTTATATCCTCCTCGGCGTCTCCGCCGCCGTCCTCGCCTTCATTGCGGCGGGCCTGCTCGGCGTCGCCCTCGGCGTGGTGCGCCCGATCGTGCGCATGACGAGCGCGATGCAAAAGCTCGCGACCGGCGATCTCGCCGCCGACATTCCTTTCGCGCACCGGCAGGACGAGGTCGGCTCGATGGCGGGCGCGCTCCTGGTGTTCAAGCAGTCCGCGGTCGAGAATTCCCGCCTGCGCGAGGAGCAGTTGCAGAAGGAGCAGGAGGCAACGCTCGCCAAGCGCGGGGCGTTGCACCAGATGGCCGAAATCGTCGAGCGCGAGACCGGCCGCTCGGTCGACACCGCGAGCGCCGCGACGCAAGGCGTGGAGCGTGCCGCCTCCAGCTTGTCCGAGATCGCAAGGTCGCTCTCGACACAGTCGCAGGCGGTCGCAGCCGCCTCCAACCAGGCCCTCGGCAGCTCGCAGACCGTGTCGGCCGCGGCTGAAGAACTCAGTGCGTCGATCCGCGAGATCGCAACCCAGGTCGCGCGGACCAGCACGGTTACAAAATCGGCGGTCGCCGGTCGGGAACAGGCGCGCTCGACCATCCAGACGCTGGCCGGATCGGTGAAGAAGATCGCCGAGGTTTCCGACCTCATCGGCGGCATCGCCGGCCAGACCAATCTGCTGGCACTCAACGCCACGATCGAGGCGGCGCGCGCCGGGGAGGCCGGCCGTGGCTTCGCGGTGGTCGCCGCCGAAGTGAAATCCCTGTCCGACCAGACCGCAAAATCCACCGAGGAGATCGCGCGGCTGATTGCCGAGATCCAGGCCTCGACCCAGGCCGCAGTCGATGCCGTCGAAACCATGGGCGGCCACATCGTCGAGATCGACGGCGTCGCCACCTCGGTTGCCGCCGCGATGGAAGAGCAGGACGCCGCGACCCGCGAGATCACGCGGTCGATCTCCGAATCGACTTCCGCAGCGAAGGAGGTCTCGGCCAAGATCGGTGATGTCAGCCGCGACGCCGCCTCCGTGAACGAGCGCGCCGCGGAGGTCAGGCAGGCGATCGCCGGCATGGCAGCCAATCTCGAACAGCTCCGGTCGGTCGTGGTCAGGACCGTGCGCGACTCGACCGCTGCGGCTTAA
- the pcaH gene encoding protocatechuate 3,4-dioxygenase subunit beta codes for MTFIYPVDSNTAHPLPLSPEYKSSIKRAPNKPLIPMRHTLSELTGPVYGHETVREGDNDLTTQHTGEPLGERIIVHGHVRDEDGRGVPSSLVEIWQANSCGRYVHVRDQHPAPLDPNFTGAGRTVSDASGYYRFVTIKPGAYPWGNHHNAWRPAHIHLSVFGHSFVTRLVTQMYFPADPLFPFDPIFNSVPDEKARARMVSSFDLDNTQPEWALCYRFDIVLRGKNATPMENH; via the coding sequence ATGACATTCATCTATCCCGTCGACAGCAACACGGCGCATCCGCTGCCGCTGTCGCCCGAGTACAAGAGCTCGATCAAGCGCGCGCCGAACAAGCCCTTGATCCCGATGCGCCATACGCTGTCGGAGCTGACCGGCCCGGTCTACGGCCACGAGACCGTGCGCGAGGGCGACAACGACCTCACCACCCAACACACCGGCGAGCCGCTCGGCGAACGCATCATCGTGCACGGCCATGTGCGCGACGAGGACGGCCGCGGCGTGCCGAGTTCGCTGGTCGAGATCTGGCAGGCCAATTCCTGCGGCCGTTATGTTCACGTCCGCGACCAGCATCCGGCGCCGCTCGATCCGAACTTTACGGGCGCCGGCCGCACCGTGAGCGACGCCTCCGGTTACTATCGCTTTGTCACGATCAAGCCTGGCGCCTATCCCTGGGGCAACCATCACAACGCCTGGCGTCCCGCACACATCCATCTCTCGGTGTTCGGCCATTCCTTCGTCACGCGTCTCGTGACGCAGATGTACTTCCCGGCCGATCCGCTATTCCCGTTCGATCCGATCTTCAATTCGGTGCCGGACGAGAAGGCGCGCGCGCGGATGGTGTCGTCGTTCGATCTCGACAACACCCAGCCCGAATGGGCGCTGTGCTACCGCTTTGACATCGTGCTGCGCGGCAAGAACGCCACCCCTATGGAGAACCATTAA
- the pcaG gene encoding protocatechuate 3,4-dioxygenase subunit alpha: protein MQDNGITPSQTVGPFFKYGLTPTGEYAWNDAFTNSTLTPDVTGERVRIEGRVFDGDGVAVPDAMLEIWQADAQGRFADPQDKRALPNASFRGFARCGTDKDGNYSFETIKPGAVPDPDGKPQAPHILLAVFGRGMLRHLYTRIYFSDEAGNAADPVLAVVPADRRATLTAVREAGKPVYRLDLRLQGDNETVFFDV from the coding sequence GTGCAGGACAATGGGATCACGCCGTCGCAGACCGTCGGCCCGTTCTTCAAATACGGCCTGACGCCGACCGGCGAGTATGCCTGGAACGATGCGTTCACCAATTCGACCCTGACGCCCGACGTCACCGGTGAGCGTGTCCGGATCGAGGGCCGCGTGTTCGACGGCGATGGCGTCGCCGTGCCCGATGCCATGCTGGAGATCTGGCAGGCAGATGCGCAGGGGCGCTTCGCCGATCCGCAGGACAAGCGCGCGCTGCCAAATGCGAGCTTCCGTGGCTTTGCCCGCTGCGGCACTGACAAGGACGGCAATTATTCCTTTGAAACCATCAAGCCGGGCGCCGTGCCCGATCCCGACGGCAAGCCGCAGGCACCGCATATCCTGCTTGCGGTGTTTGGTCGCGGCATGCTGCGGCATCTTTATACCCGCATCTATTTCAGCGACGAGGCCGGCAATGCCGCCGATCCCGTGCTGGCGGTGGTGCCCGCCGACCGTCGCGCCACGCTGACGGCCGTGCGCGAGGCCGGCAAGCCGGTGTACCGGCTCGACCTGCGGCTTCAGGGCGACAACGAAACGGTGTTTTTCGACGTGTGA
- a CDS encoding HlyD family secretion protein, with protein MADQVLKFQPEQKIDGGKPTKKAGTNPRRRLVAGLRRYRRVLLLVVLPVAVAVAGFTFYLNGGRYVGTDDAYVGAQKVLVTPDISGKIQKVVVKEGQIVKHGDELFEIDPAPFRHALEEAKAQLAQARVTYDNLVANIKIYGDMLNLAQQGMDLKQRDVERKQALVKNNYGSQLDLDNASNALVTAGAQAQYIKQQLSNAKTQLLGNPELPLEQFPAYAQAKAKLDDAQRNLDHTVLRAPMDGVATQVEQIQLGRYVAAGTPVFSIIDVAHPWVDANPKESDLTYVTEGQPVTLEVDAFPNHTFKGKIGSLSPGTGAQFAILPPQNASGNFVKVVQRVPIRIYFDETDKSVRKLKAGMSVYATIDTGHQRSLAGLLGLSATASQDKDQDKD; from the coding sequence ATGGCTGATCAGGTTCTCAAGTTCCAGCCCGAGCAGAAAATCGACGGCGGCAAGCCCACCAAGAAAGCCGGCACCAATCCGCGCCGCCGCTTGGTGGCGGGCCTGCGCCGCTATCGCCGCGTGCTGCTCCTGGTCGTGCTTCCGGTCGCCGTCGCCGTTGCCGGCTTCACCTTCTATCTCAATGGCGGCCGCTATGTCGGCACCGACGACGCCTATGTCGGCGCGCAGAAAGTGCTGGTGACGCCCGATATCTCCGGCAAAATCCAAAAGGTCGTCGTCAAGGAGGGCCAGATCGTCAAGCACGGCGACGAGCTGTTCGAGATCGACCCCGCTCCGTTCCGTCATGCATTGGAAGAAGCCAAAGCGCAACTCGCCCAAGCCCGCGTCACCTATGACAATCTCGTTGCCAACATCAAGATCTACGGTGACATGCTCAATCTCGCCCAGCAGGGCATGGACCTGAAGCAGCGCGACGTCGAGCGCAAGCAGGCGCTGGTGAAGAACAATTACGGCTCGCAGCTCGATCTCGACAACGCGTCGAACGCACTGGTGACCGCCGGCGCGCAGGCGCAATACATCAAGCAGCAACTCTCCAACGCCAAGACCCAATTGCTCGGCAATCCCGAGTTGCCGCTGGAGCAATTCCCCGCCTACGCGCAAGCCAAAGCCAAGCTGGACGATGCCCAGCGCAACCTCGACCACACCGTGCTGCGCGCGCCCATGGATGGCGTGGCAACCCAGGTCGAGCAGATCCAGCTCGGCCGTTACGTCGCCGCCGGCACGCCGGTGTTCTCCATCATCGATGTCGCTCATCCCTGGGTCGACGCCAATCCGAAGGAGAGCGACCTCACCTACGTCACCGAGGGACAGCCGGTCACGCTCGAGGTCGACGCGTTCCCGAACCATACCTTCAAGGGCAAGATCGGCTCGCTCTCGCCCGGCACCGGCGCGCAATTCGCGATCCTGCCGCCGCAGAACGCCAGCGGCAATTTCGTCAAGGTGGTGCAGCGCGTGCCGATCCGCATCTATTTCGACGAGACCGACAAATCCGTGCGCAAGCTGAAGGCCGGCATGAGCGTCTACGCCACCATCGACACCGGCCATCAACGCTCGCTCGCCGGCCTGCTCGGCCTGTCGGCGACCGCGAGCCAAGACAAAGACCAAGACAAGGACTGA
- the ispG gene encoding flavodoxin-dependent (E)-4-hydroxy-3-methylbut-2-enyl-diphosphate synthase → MNKLENTIDSDVAGPAPRHRTTQVKVGDVAVGGGAPIVVQSMTNTDTADIDGTIAQVAALARAGSEMVRITVDREEAAAAVPHIRDGLLKRGITTPLIGDFHYIGHKLLAAYPACAEALAKYRINPGNVGFKDKRDTQFADIIEIANKNNKPVRIGANWGSLDQELLTKLMDENAASADPRDVRAVTREAMVQSALLSAARAEELGMPKNRIILSAKVSAVQDLIAVYQDLASRSDYAIHLGLTEAGMGTKGIVASSAALGILLQQGIGDTIRISLTPEPGGDRTREVQVGQELLQTMGFRTFVPLVAACPGCGRTTSTTFQELASSIQGFIRDEMPTWKTKYPGVEELNVAVMGCIVNGPGESKHANIGISLPGTGEAPAAPVFVDGKKFRTLRGPTISADFKALVIDYIEQRYGQGAKVPVTAAE, encoded by the coding sequence ATGAACAAGCTCGAAAACACCATCGATTCCGACGTTGCGGGCCCCGCGCCCCGGCACAGGACCACCCAGGTCAAGGTCGGCGACGTCGCCGTTGGCGGCGGCGCGCCGATCGTCGTGCAGTCGATGACCAACACCGACACCGCCGATATCGACGGCACCATTGCCCAGGTCGCAGCGCTCGCCCGCGCCGGCTCCGAAATGGTCCGCATCACCGTGGACCGTGAGGAGGCCGCCGCCGCCGTCCCGCACATCCGCGACGGGCTGCTTAAACGCGGCATCACCACGCCGCTGATCGGCGACTTTCACTATATCGGCCACAAGCTGCTCGCGGCCTATCCGGCCTGCGCCGAGGCGCTCGCCAAATATCGCATCAATCCCGGCAATGTCGGCTTCAAGGACAAGCGCGACACCCAGTTCGCCGACATCATCGAGATCGCCAACAAGAACAACAAGCCGGTGCGCATCGGCGCCAATTGGGGCTCGCTCGACCAGGAGCTCTTGACCAAGCTGATGGACGAGAACGCCGCGTCCGCCGATCCGCGCGACGTGCGCGCGGTGACGCGCGAGGCCATGGTGCAGTCCGCGCTGCTCTCGGCCGCGCGCGCCGAAGAGCTCGGCATGCCCAAGAATCGCATCATCCTCTCGGCCAAGGTCTCGGCCGTGCAGGATCTGATCGCGGTCTATCAGGATCTCGCCAGCCGTTCCGACTACGCGATCCATCTCGGCCTGACCGAGGCCGGCATGGGCACCAAGGGCATCGTGGCGTCCTCGGCGGCGCTTGGCATCCTGTTGCAGCAGGGCATCGGCGACACCATCCGCATCTCGCTGACGCCGGAGCCCGGCGGCGACCGCACGCGTGAGGTGCAGGTCGGCCAGGAGCTCTTGCAGACCATGGGCTTCCGCACCTTCGTGCCGCTGGTTGCGGCATGCCCCGGCTGCGGCCGCACTACCTCGACCACCTTCCAGGAACTGGCCAGTTCGATCCAGGGTTTCATCCGCGACGAGATGCCGACCTGGAAGACGAAATATCCCGGCGTGGAAGAGCTCAACGTCGCGGTGATGGGGTGCATCGTCAACGGCCCCGGCGAATCCAAGCACGCCAATATCGGCATCTCGCTGCCGGGCACGGGCGAGGCGCCGGCTGCTCCGGTGTTCGTCGACGGCAAGAAGTTCCGCACCTTGCGCGGCCCGACCATCTCCGCCGACTTCAAGGCGCTCGTGATCGACTACATCGAGCAGCGCTACGGC
- a CDS encoding MDR family MFS transporter: protein MSGPNAHLMVPGLRRNMVTICAMTATIMQALDTTIANVALPYMQGTLSASQDQINWVLTSYIVAAAIMTAPVGWIANRFGRKRIFIICSAGFTMASVLCGLAQDINQMVLFRLLQGVFGAALVPLSQSVMLDYYTLQERAKAMSIWGMGVMMGPIMGPSLGAWLTETYSWHWVFFVNLPFGAITVIGLIVFMDETRKDLSLKFDWFGFAALAVAIGSLQLALDRGEQLGWLESGEILAEFIVSAVAFYFFIAHSFTTSTPFIRFALFKDRNFVTGCMFMVVMGLVLFSTMALASPYMQNVIGYPIITAGLLLASRGFGTFFAMMLVGRMMRYVEARTLIITGLTLTAGSLFQMTGWTDLTQVPEIVTVSVIQGFGFGLVFVPLSTVAFLTLSNELRTDGTAMLTLMRNVASSVGISVVIAQLTQGTRRTYAILSEHINPFNHALQMPSVSGMINLSTDAGRAMADRMVSVQAQIIAFAHDYQLVMFFILCTIPLALLIGSTKATLRKQAAGPEHAVME, encoded by the coding sequence GTGTCCGGCCCGAATGCCCATTTGATGGTTCCCGGCCTGCGCCGAAACATGGTGACGATCTGCGCCATGACGGCAACCATCATGCAGGCGCTGGACACCACCATCGCCAACGTCGCCCTGCCCTACATGCAGGGCACGCTGTCGGCTTCGCAGGACCAGATCAACTGGGTGCTGACCTCCTACATCGTCGCCGCCGCGATCATGACGGCACCGGTGGGCTGGATCGCCAACCGCTTCGGCCGCAAGCGCATCTTCATCATCTGCTCGGCCGGCTTCACCATGGCATCGGTGCTGTGCGGGCTTGCGCAGGACATCAACCAGATGGTGCTGTTCCGCCTGCTGCAGGGCGTGTTCGGCGCCGCCCTGGTGCCGTTGTCGCAATCGGTGATGCTCGACTATTACACGCTCCAGGAACGCGCCAAGGCGATGTCGATCTGGGGCATGGGCGTGATGATGGGGCCGATCATGGGCCCATCGCTCGGCGCCTGGCTGACCGAGACTTATTCCTGGCACTGGGTGTTCTTCGTCAATTTGCCGTTCGGCGCCATCACCGTGATCGGGCTGATCGTCTTCATGGACGAGACCAGGAAGGATCTCAGCCTGAAATTCGACTGGTTCGGTTTCGCCGCGCTGGCGGTCGCGATCGGCTCGCTTCAGCTCGCGCTCGACCGCGGCGAGCAACTAGGCTGGCTCGAATCGGGCGAGATCCTTGCGGAGTTCATCGTCTCGGCCGTCGCCTTCTACTTCTTCATCGCACATTCCTTCACGACCTCGACACCGTTCATCCGCTTCGCGCTGTTCAAGGACCGCAATTTCGTCACCGGCTGCATGTTCATGGTCGTGATGGGCCTCGTGCTGTTCTCGACCATGGCGCTGGCCTCGCCCTACATGCAGAACGTGATCGGCTATCCCATCATCACCGCGGGCCTGCTGCTGGCGAGCCGCGGCTTCGGCACTTTCTTCGCCATGATGCTGGTCGGCCGCATGATGCGTTATGTCGAGGCCCGCACGCTGATCATCACGGGCCTGACGCTGACCGCGGGCTCGCTGTTCCAGATGACCGGCTGGACCGATCTGACCCAGGTGCCGGAGATCGTGACCGTCAGCGTCATCCAGGGCTTCGGCTTCGGCCTGGTCTTCGTGCCGCTATCGACGGTGGCGTTCCTGACCTTGTCGAACGAGCTGCGCACCGACGGCACCGCGATGCTGACCCTGATGCGCAACGTCGCGAGCTCGGTGGGCATTTCCGTCGTCATCGCCCAGCTGACGCAGGGCACGCGGCGGACCTACGCGATCCTGTCCGAGCACATCAATCCGTTCAACCATGCACTCCAGATGCCCAGCGTCAGCGGCATGATCAATCTCTCCACCGACGCCGGCCGCGCCATGGCCGATCGCATGGTCAGCGTGCAGGCGCAGATCATCGCCTTCGCGCACGACTACCAGCTGGTGATGTTCTTCATCCTCTGCACCATCCCGCTCGCCCTGCTGATCGGCTCGACCAAGGCCACCCTGCGCAAGCAGGCGGCCGGGCCGGAACATGCGGTGATGGAGTAG
- a CDS encoding MarR family winged helix-turn-helix transcriptional regulator codes for MSPGPVDQNFLFTLAEVYRLLRVYADKEASRFGITRAQWAVLAKVERSEGMKQSELAELLEVQPITLTRLIDKLCGSDWIERRNDPSDRRVKRLYLKKAGRQLLGRMSGLKSELTANALDGITPADAHRLLTQLETIKENVRSAIQTSGAEQARKEQRYG; via the coding sequence ATGAGCCCAGGGCCCGTGGACCAGAATTTCCTGTTTACACTCGCCGAGGTCTATCGCCTGCTCCGGGTTTATGCCGACAAGGAAGCCTCGCGCTTCGGCATCACTCGCGCGCAATGGGCGGTGCTGGCCAAGGTCGAGCGCAGCGAAGGCATGAAGCAGTCGGAGCTCGCCGAGCTTCTCGAGGTGCAGCCGATCACGCTGACGCGCCTGATCGACAAACTCTGCGGAAGCGACTGGATCGAGCGACGCAACGATCCTTCGGATCGCCGCGTCAAGCGGTTGTACCTGAAGAAGGCCGGGCGGCAGTTGCTGGGGCGGATGAGCGGGCTGAAGTCCGAGCTCACGGCCAACGCGCTCGACGGCATCACGCCGGCGGACGCTCATCGCCTCCTCACCCAACTCGAAACAATCAAGGAAAACGTGCGGTCCGCGATCCAGACCAGCGGAGCGGAACAAGCGCGTAAGGAGCAACGCTATGGCTGA
- a CDS encoding Fur family transcriptional regulator, with protein sequence MTLAKPAFPAPDHDHGRCTADALAHAEAVCGERAQKFTPIRRHVLGALLSSHRPLGAYEVIDELAKSMPRPAPITVYRALDFLMANGLVHRIESRNAYLACAAHDHDATSAVTFLICERCGLVGEIPSASFARDLNAAARSSGFAPKLSVVEITGVCAHCQKAA encoded by the coding sequence ATGACCCTCGCGAAACCGGCATTTCCCGCGCCCGACCACGATCACGGCCGCTGCACCGCGGATGCGCTGGCGCATGCCGAGGCCGTTTGCGGAGAGCGCGCGCAGAAATTCACGCCGATACGCCGCCATGTGCTGGGGGCGCTGCTCTCGAGCCACCGGCCGCTCGGCGCCTATGAGGTGATCGACGAACTGGCGAAATCGATGCCGCGGCCGGCGCCGATCACGGTCTATCGTGCTCTCGATTTCCTGATGGCCAACGGCCTCGTGCACCGCATCGAAAGCCGCAACGCCTATCTCGCCTGCGCCGCTCACGACCACGACGCGACCTCGGCGGTGACGTTCCTGATCTGCGAGCGCTGCGGCCTGGTCGGCGAGATTCCGTCGGCATCCTTCGCCAGGGACCTCAACGCCGCCGCGCGCAGCTCAGGCTTCGCTCCCAAATTGTCCGTGGTGGAAATCACGGGCGTTTGTGCGCATTGTCAGAAAGCTGCATAG